caatggaaaaataCAAGTTAGCATCAAATTGGAGTATATATTTGGAACctaaaaaaaaggaaagaatatGATTGGAAATTTGGAACGGAggtaatataatttataaataataaatcatgtATATTACAAAAATTCTGAATAATATAATACATCACATTATATTGTACGCCATTACACATACCCAGAATTACCTCTTTCACGTTTTCTAAGCATAAATGGCCTCTGCTAAAATATCCACttgttctcttttttttttttttttttaatgatattcACTAAATATTATTTACTTCTTTATTTTTTGAGTaaagaataatattatttacttCCAAGAATCCCAAAAATTGAACTTTATCAAAGACTTGAGCATTGCAAAATGATTGGTGCTGTCTTAAAGTATTTCAATTCAAAAAGCATGGTCCTTGGTGGGGTAAAAACACCAAGGACCATGCTTATTGAAATTAAGGACTGTTGCAGGACTGAAgaaataatccatttgaaatgtCTCTGTCATTTACATTCAGTAGCAGGACACAACATGGCAAGCCCCAATGATCAAGCAGAATGATCCAGTTTCTGTTAGCAAGAATTATGATTGGAAACTCCTATATAAAAGTAACTAAAATGAAATGGTTGAATGAATACATGCATTTTAATTGTTGATTTTGGGTAATGACAGTAACGACTTCCGGTTGTTTTTCATGTTTCTCAACTTCAGTGGACTCCACACCAACTGTTTCTTATGCAGCGCCACAACCGTAGGATGCCTCGGAATCTGTGAACCTGATGTGGTTGAGACAGAGAGTATTAACGAGACGAAATGGCATGTTCATCCTCTTCTGAATAGGAGAAAATATATAGTTTACTGACCTGATGCTTGTGAAGGGGGACTTCCTCTGAATTTACTGCTTCTAAAGGAAAGAGGTGTAGCTTCTGTAGCAGCATTTGACATTTGTCTCCATTGTGGCAGCGGAGAAGATACTCTTGATGTTCTCCATACTTTTTTTGGATCCCACACAAATGATTGTCGGCCCACAGCACGATCAGGCCTTGATCTGACAGTCGAATAGTGAAGTGGAGCTATCATGTTTGAGTTAGATTCAGGGCGGAGAGTTGCAACAGAAGCCCTTCTTCTGGGCTGAAGAAGCTGATTTGTTGATGGTGGAGGTCTTGCAACGACAGAGCCTCGCCTTGCTTTAAAAATTGGCTTAGCCCTGTCATCTGATATATTCTCTTTGTGTTCGTTCACGACTGGTAGATATGACGCCTTGTGTTTGTTCGGGGGAATAGGAGATGGATTTGTCATAAAGTTTGTGATTCTTCGGAGTGGTAACCTCAACTTTGTTGGGGCCAAAGGAGGCTTTTTGTCAGTTGTATTTTGTCCTCGGTTTGAAGTTGATACAGCTGAGGACTTAGTTGAAATTGAGGACAAAGCTCTGGTCTCCTGTTTTATTCTAGTTTTTCTTTCCACATCTAATTGATTTTCAAGATCGCGAACCTGTAGAGTAGATATCAAACAATCTTAGTGACAAGACCCCAACAAGAAATAGATTGAactgaaaaatatataatttacttTATACTTCAACCAGTTGATTGCATCATGCATTCTATACATGCGAGTACATATATCTGTACCTTATCTTGAAgatttttgcaaatatgttCTCTAGCAACGAGCCTTAATTGCAAAGCCTGAATATTGTCCTGCAACTTCTTTGCTTCCTTCTCATCTTGTTTTGCCTTTTCCGCCTGTTAATGCAAAACAAATAAAGAGAAAAAGGGAATCAGTAGGAGGGCATGTGAATTGATATACCAGAAAACTATATTGTTTGTTTCTCCCATACCAACTGCTTGTATTTCAGAAGCTCGGCATGGTCTGTCTGTTTCCGAGCAGGTCCATGTTCCACTCCTCGTATGCGACTAGCAAAATTCAAGGAGCAAAGAGTTTCACCTAAATCATCCGCAATTGGGCTGATTTGCACAAACATCAAAGTTTTACAGTCTCCTCCTGCATTCAGTTACAATTGGCATGATTAGTAGAAAAACTATAATTTACCAACAGCTTGGCCTCTGTTGCAGAATATTTAATAAAGAACGCAAAAAAGTTCAAGTTGCTCACCTAAAGAACTCTGCAGAATATGAGTAAGCTTCGAGTTCCTGAAGGTAAAAAAAGAAAGACATGGttacaaaataattttggaattttataaCTCTTCCACACAACACAATCACAGAGGAAAATAGAGAGGATACCTGTATGGAATATGAGATGATTTGGAGGCAAGGGCAGAGACAACATCCCCCAGTGCAGAtaaggatttatttataaaCTGGGATTCCTTCAGCCTTTCACCTTCAATTTCAATCTTACCTACACGCTCACTTCCTGCCAGGTCAACCAGCCACAAATGACTTTTTGTTCTTTCCCCATTTACTAAATTCTCTCCCACAACAGTCACACGTAACAAACTGCATAATAAATATTGTTAAATGAATATAGGCATTCCTTAAATCTGAATCAGATGaatcaaccaaaaaaaaaaggaatgcAGATAAAACAGTACTAAAATTTTACCAGTGGGACCGGCTGCTCAGCTCATTAGCATTGGTTGATCCAACGGATCTTACTCGACCGCCTAACTCTAGCAGCCCCCAAACTTCATCTGTACCAAAAACTTGTGCTTCGACAAGTCCAGGGACCTCCTGAGTACCTTCAGCCGATTGTTTGATCTCCAGCCTGCATTTGCTAAGTGTTAACTCTTCTGGACATCCCCATAAAAGAAAAACTTATAATTTATTCCGTCTGAAGAAAATCAATATATTGGCTATGAATTCTTGTTGTCTTTTACCAGACTTGGACATATAAATATCTTACAGAGAGCATTCTTGAATCCTGTTTTTAAGCAAGTACTTCCTGATCAAGTCATTTAGAAACGGTGTCACTTCTTAAATCCCATATCCTTATTTCTTGTTTCTTAATCCTGCTATTTCTGTAATGCAAGTTTTCTGATCTTCAATCATTTGACCCATTTCCTCATCTTCTATTTCTATGATGTTAAGATCATCACGGTGTAAGGGTCAAGTGAGTTCATTTCCTAAATTGTGTAAATCTTAGGAAGTATGTCTCAgagattaaaaataaataaataaatcaaataaaataaaataaaatctgaagtTTGTTTTGAGCAGGAAAAACGCAAAGCAAGGCCAGTTCCATTTTGCATGTTTCAATTAGGAAGTGCGGTGTATACTATAGAATATGTGATATGGTAACACGGAGAAAAACACGTGACTATGTGCCTAAAACCTGAAAACTGTTCTCTGTTCAACGTAATGGAAATGTGTTTCTAAAACCTGGAAGCAGTGATACCCTCAATTTCTAAATGGATGACTGGGAAATTCTCTAAAATATGGGTAGCATTTCGTAGCTATATAATTTTTACAGTTTTTTATTCATTAGCTTCCCTAGGCACTAGGTTCATAACTCAAAATAAAAGGTAAGATAAGAAGGATTAATAGAGCCTTACTTCTTGGAAGGTTGGTTCGAGTTCTCAACCAGAAGATCCCTTATCTTCTCATTGTAAACCTCTAGCATGCTGACAGACAATTCATATTTCATACAGTTCCTTTCTTTTGATAATCTAAAGAGTTGCTCCAGAGTTCTGTAGTTTACTCCCCTATTTTCAGGTGTTCCTTCCATTGTGTAAGTCTTTCCTGTTCCAGTTTGTCCATAGGCGAATATGCATGCATTATAACCATCCAAAACAGAGGTCACTATCGGCAGAGTTTGAACAAAGACAGCCTCTGCATTGAAATTTCATTGATTAACGACTCAAAGAATTTTATTAGAGCTCAAATAAATGGTAATGCACATCATTTTGAAGTCATTTCTTTCTACCTTGGCTGTCCTCAGATCTGAATACATGATCCAACTTGAACTGCTTTCGAGAAGAATCAGAGCAGATGATCTGTAGCTCAGTTTC
The sequence above is a segment of the Henckelia pumila isolate YLH828 unplaced genomic scaffold, ASM3356847v2 CTG_19:::fragment_3, whole genome shotgun sequence genome. Coding sequences within it:
- the LOC140870723 gene encoding kinesin-like protein KIN-14S — translated: MDGNSDLVDICSGASEDTQEFCSYPQQTLPILQKIHDLGEKVKIIRNEHELLCNEVKGFTAHSLIGSEAFAALQNLVTEHELLKKKSYEECELLKKKYLEESSERKNLYNEVIELKGNIRVFCRCRPLKQEEIDNGLTSILDFTSSKETELQIICSDSSRKQFKLDHVFRSEDSQEAVFVQTLPIVTSVLDGYNACIFAYGQTGTGKTYTMEGTPENRGVNYRTLEQLFRLSKERNCMKYELSVSMLEVYNEKIRDLLVENSNQPSKKLEIKQSAEGTQEVPGLVEAQVFGTDEVWGLLELGGRVRSVGSTNANELSSRSHCLLRVTVVGENLVNGERTKSHLWLVDLAGSERVGKIEIEGERLKESQFINKSLSALGDVVSALASKSSHIPYRNSKLTHILQSSLGGDCKTLMFVQISPIADDLGETLCSLNFASRIRGVEHGPARKQTDHAELLKYKQLAEKAKQDEKEAKKLQDNIQALQLRLVAREHICKNLQDKVRDLENQLDVERKTRIKQETRALSSISTKSSAVSTSNRGQNTTDKKPPLAPTKLRLPLRRITNFMTNPSPIPPNKHKASYLPVVNEHKENISDDRAKPIFKARRGSVVARPPPSTNQLLQPRRRASVATLRPESNSNMIAPLHYSTVRSRPDRAVGRQSFVWDPKKVWRTSRVSSPLPQWRQMSNAATEATPLSFRSSKFRGSPPSQASGSQIPRHPTVVALHKKQLVWSPLKLRNMKNNRKSLLSLPKINN